In Pseudobacter ginsenosidimutans, the following are encoded in one genomic region:
- a CDS encoding sterol desaturase family protein: MKFNLLAFAVPFFVLFMTIEFLVARKKKLPYFNLHHSVANVSIGIAERLLDVWVTGAFFFFYDYLQRNFGLFEIRAGVLTWILLLLCTDFCWYWYHRLAHEVNVFWAAHVVHHQSEDFNYTVSARITVFQAFIRTGFWAILPLLGFPAMMITSLLLVHGLYPFFIHTRLIGKLGILEYILVTPSHHRVHHASNEQYLDRNYGDVFIIWDKLFGTFQKEEDNVEIKYGLTKPLNSYSFLWQHVHFFAELWYAVRRTGGFINKLKLIFGKPDLVDPAAREAVEKKFNIFHLPQAVEQRLNRYVIWQIALSIALLFVFILFEHYLPLTQQALISLGLILTLINCGAIMEQKKWVFYLEFLRLLTVAIGLVIAYPAGWLSVLMLLVTLLLIRYFETIRDHYLYWVYQRRQ; encoded by the coding sequence ATGAAGTTCAACTTATTGGCATTTGCTGTACCGTTCTTTGTCTTATTCATGACCATTGAATTTCTGGTAGCGAGAAAGAAGAAGCTGCCCTATTTCAACCTCCATCATTCCGTAGCCAATGTTAGTATAGGCATTGCCGAAAGATTGCTGGATGTGTGGGTAACCGGCGCCTTCTTTTTCTTCTATGATTACCTGCAGAGGAATTTTGGATTGTTCGAAATAAGAGCAGGCGTTCTCACCTGGATCCTGCTGCTCCTTTGTACTGATTTTTGCTGGTACTGGTATCACCGGCTGGCGCATGAAGTGAATGTATTCTGGGCTGCACATGTAGTGCATCACCAGAGTGAGGATTTCAATTATACGGTGAGTGCGCGCATCACAGTATTCCAGGCCTTTATCAGAACCGGCTTCTGGGCAATACTGCCACTGCTGGGATTCCCGGCAATGATGATCACCAGCCTCTTACTGGTACATGGGCTTTACCCGTTTTTCATCCATACCCGGCTTATCGGCAAACTGGGCATCCTGGAATATATACTGGTAACACCATCGCATCACAGGGTGCATCATGCGAGCAATGAACAATATCTCGACAGGAATTATGGAGATGTGTTCATCATCTGGGATAAGCTCTTCGGTACCTTCCAGAAAGAGGAAGACAATGTGGAGATCAAATACGGGCTCACAAAGCCATTGAACAGTTATAGTTTCCTCTGGCAGCATGTGCATTTTTTTGCGGAGCTCTGGTATGCTGTCCGGCGCACCGGCGGATTCATTAACAAACTGAAGCTGATCTTCGGAAAGCCAGACCTGGTGGATCCTGCAGCCCGCGAAGCAGTAGAAAAGAAATTCAACATCTTTCATTTGCCACAGGCGGTTGAACAGCGATTGAACAGGTATGTGATCTGGCAGATCGCACTCAGTATTGCATTGCTCTTTGTATTCATCCTGTTTGAACATTACCTGCCGCTGACGCAGCAGGCATTGATCTCGCTGGGATTGATCCTCACCCTGATCAATTGCGGCGCCATCATGGAACAGAAGAAATGGGTGTTCTACCTGGAATTTCTTCGCTTACTCACAGTGGCAATCGGCCTCGTGATAGCATACCCTGCAGGCTGGCTGAGCGTGTTGATGTTGCTGGTGACCCTCCTGCTGATCAGGTATTTTGAAACGATACGCGACCATTATCTCTACTGGGTTTACCAGCGCAGACAATAG
- a CDS encoding carboxypeptidase-like regulatory domain-containing protein: MKTSPAYQWLVAVPALIFSTTEIYPGKPAEISGQIIHTETGQRIENAYVYIVSGEEESLSDKNGRFSITTWQQLPVTLVIEHPQYKKKKVRTTDASQKQVIKLEPKGQ; the protein is encoded by the coding sequence ATGAAAACATCACCTGCATATCAATGGCTGGTAGCCGTTCCGGCGCTGATCTTCAGCACAACGGAGATTTACCCGGGCAAGCCCGCTGAGATCAGTGGACAGATCATACACACAGAAACCGGCCAGCGCATAGAGAATGCCTATGTGTACATTGTTTCCGGAGAGGAAGAGAGTTTATCGGATAAGAATGGAAGGTTCTCCATCACCACCTGGCAGCAGCTGCCTGTAACGCTGGTGATAGAACATCCCCAGTACAAGAAAAAGAAAGTCCGCACAACAGATGCTTCACAAAAACAGGTGATCAAACTGGAGCCCAAAGGACAATAA
- a CDS encoding BamA/TamA family outer membrane protein → MVASLYAQSGREKAPKKAVDTSIKAVKVKRSDSLPPKPGIDSFILKRKGLLGKLARNLLRDTLRENIAALTPIRNDLVFSIYDKRVIRSVTLKGLDFGTAITDTNKVYKSRLTRLANGFHHKTRGYVIRNNLFFHPGDRVDPYLLADNERHLRDQTYLQDARIIIEPAENSYDSVDVIVLTKDVLSIGGSLHLRNMKSFDVSAREDNLGGWGDRLLGSVLYDTRRVDRVGYGMEFIKRNIAGSFIDGYVGYKNFADGLNSGRDEETTFYTKFIRPLVNQYTKFTYAAELAWHETENQYIPDSIYQKGFAYKYYNYDAWMGWNTGAFKLVKEKNQDGRLRTILGLRLMKKRFEMIPDSFKVHYDAQFADMYGVLGSLSIFGQNFYKTRYIYGFGRSEDLPEGMDVTATAGWTKKNGVERPYMGLDVSRNYFTERESYLNFTFRAGGFWNKNTLQDVDILANIDFFSRLRSMGPRWKQRTFINVGITGQINKELNEDLWLESNFGIRELYNGRNIGGDMRATLKGESVFFSPWTFVNFRFAPFAFANFTLMTPPYESIKQSDLYQSIGAGLRARNESLIFGTLELKAHYFPRANYYGAHWRVDFNTNIKFKYNTQIIKRPEIIVAN, encoded by the coding sequence ATGGTTGCATCTCTTTATGCCCAGTCGGGAAGGGAGAAAGCTCCCAAAAAGGCCGTCGATACCTCGATCAAGGCTGTGAAGGTAAAAAGGTCCGATTCGCTGCCGCCGAAGCCGGGAATCGATAGTTTCATCCTCAAAAGAAAGGGGCTGCTGGGTAAGCTGGCGCGTAACCTTCTCCGTGATACCCTGCGTGAAAATATTGCTGCTCTCACACCAATCAGGAATGACCTGGTGTTCAGCATTTACGATAAGCGGGTGATCCGCAGCGTTACGTTAAAAGGACTTGACTTCGGTACTGCCATTACTGATACCAACAAAGTGTACAAGAGCCGGCTCACCAGGCTGGCCAATGGCTTCCACCATAAGACGAGAGGGTATGTGATCCGCAATAACCTTTTCTTCCATCCCGGCGACAGGGTGGACCCTTACCTGCTGGCAGATAATGAAAGGCACCTGCGTGACCAAACCTATCTGCAGGATGCCCGGATCATCATTGAGCCGGCAGAGAATAGTTACGATTCAGTGGATGTGATCGTGCTGACGAAAGATGTATTGAGTATCGGTGGCTCCCTGCATTTGCGGAATATGAAAAGCTTCGATGTAAGCGCCAGGGAGGATAATCTCGGCGGATGGGGCGACCGCCTGCTGGGCTCAGTTCTTTATGATACACGCCGAGTGGACAGGGTTGGCTATGGTATGGAATTCATCAAAAGGAATATCGCAGGTTCTTTTATTGACGGATATGTGGGGTACAAGAATTTTGCAGACGGATTGAACAGCGGGAGGGATGAAGAAACCACATTCTACACAAAATTCATCCGGCCTCTCGTTAACCAGTATACGAAATTTACATACGCAGCAGAACTGGCCTGGCATGAAACAGAGAACCAGTATATTCCTGATTCTATCTACCAAAAAGGATTCGCTTACAAATACTACAACTACGATGCCTGGATGGGATGGAATACAGGCGCCTTCAAACTGGTGAAGGAGAAGAACCAGGACGGCCGTTTGCGGACCATCCTCGGTCTGCGCCTGATGAAGAAAAGATTCGAAATGATCCCTGACTCTTTCAAAGTTCATTACGATGCCCAGTTTGCGGATATGTATGGCGTGCTGGGGTCTTTGTCCATCTTCGGGCAAAACTTCTATAAGACCCGCTATATCTACGGTTTCGGCAGATCGGAGGATCTTCCGGAAGGAATGGATGTAACAGCCACGGCAGGCTGGACCAAAAAGAATGGTGTAGAAAGGCCCTACATGGGACTGGATGTGAGCCGCAATTATTTTACGGAAAGGGAAAGCTACCTGAATTTCACTTTCCGCGCCGGTGGATTCTGGAATAAGAATACACTGCAGGATGTGGACATCCTCGCCAACATAGATTTTTTCAGCCGGCTACGCTCCATGGGCCCAAGATGGAAACAGCGTACATTCATTAACGTTGGTATCACCGGGCAGATCAATAAAGAGTTGAATGAGGATCTCTGGCTGGAAAGTAATTTCGGTATCCGTGAGCTGTACAATGGCCGCAATATCGGTGGCGATATGCGGGCAACACTGAAAGGGGAATCTGTGTTCTTCAGTCCCTGGACCTTTGTCAATTTCCGCTTCGCGCCATTTGCATTCGCCAACTTCACTTTAATGACGCCGCCATACGAAAGTATCAAACAGAGCGATCTGTACCAGAGTATCGGGGCGGGTTTGAGAGCCAGGAACGAAAGTCTGATCTTCGGAACACTGGAACTGAAAGCGCATTATTTCCCCCGCGCCAATTACTATGGGGCACACTGGCGTGTAGACTTCAATACCAATATCAAATTCAAATACAATACACAGATCATCAAGCGACCTGAGATCATCGTTGCGAATTGA
- a CDS encoding DUF72 domain-containing protein yields the protein MATIIQWRIGCSGFHYREWKELFYPPETPQRKWFDYYCTRFNTLELNYTFYRFPQVAPLESWYDKSPPGFNFSIKAPRLITHFKQFKDVRPLLDDFYNVAKEGLKDKLGPVLFQFHPKTVYSPYLLEEILAQLDQEVTNVLEFRDISWWREDVIQMMAAQKVVFCGVSHHRLPDTPVINGPLVYYRFHGVPILYKSEYSTAFLDEVSETIRADGQVREAYLYLNNTAKGHAIKNALYLQEKLMNG from the coding sequence ATGGCAACTATAATTCAATGGCGGATCGGCTGTTCCGGCTTTCACTACCGCGAGTGGAAAGAACTTTTCTACCCTCCGGAAACACCACAGCGCAAATGGTTTGACTACTATTGCACCAGGTTCAACACACTGGAACTCAACTACACATTTTACCGCTTTCCACAGGTAGCGCCCCTGGAAAGCTGGTACGACAAAAGCCCTCCAGGTTTTAATTTTTCCATCAAAGCCCCAAGGCTTATCACACATTTCAAGCAATTCAAAGATGTACGCCCCTTGCTGGACGACTTCTACAATGTTGCGAAAGAAGGTTTGAAAGATAAGCTGGGCCCCGTTTTGTTCCAGTTTCACCCCAAAACTGTCTACTCCCCTTACCTGCTGGAGGAGATACTGGCGCAGTTGGACCAGGAAGTGACCAATGTACTCGAATTCCGGGACATCAGCTGGTGGCGGGAAGACGTGATACAGATGATGGCGGCTCAGAAAGTAGTGTTTTGCGGCGTGAGCCACCACCGGCTTCCGGATACGCCAGTCATCAACGGACCACTTGTGTATTATCGCTTTCATGGTGTACCCATTCTGTACAAAAGCGAATACTCCACAGCGTTCCTTGACGAAGTGAGCGAAACCATCAGGGCCGATGGGCAGGTACGCGAAGCTTACCTTTACCTGAACAATACGGCAAAGGGGCACGCCATCAAGAACGCTTTGTATTTACAGGAAAAACTGATGAATGGATAG